Genomic window (Streptomyces cadmiisoli):
CCCGGGAGGCGCCCACACCGACGATCATCTCGATGAACTCGGAGGCGGACGCGGAGAAGAACGGCACCCCCGCCTCCCCGGCCACCGCCCGCGCGAGCAGCGTCTTCCCGGTGCCGGGCGGCCCCGAGAGCAGCACGCCGCGCGGCATCTTGGCGCCCATCCTGCGGTAGGCGTCCGGATTCTTCAGGAAGTCGACGACGTCGCTGAGCTCGCCCTCGACCTCGTCGATGCCCGCCACGTCCGCGAAGGTCGTGCGCTCCTGTCCCGCCTCCAGCGCGACCGGTTTGGGCGGCTCCCTGCGCCCGAACATGCCGCCCGGCCCGCCGAGCCCCGTCCGCATCCGCCGCGCGATGAAGATCCACAGCACCACGAGCAGCAGGATCGGCGCCAGCGAGAGCAGCAGATTGACCAGCACACTGCGCTGCTGGACGACCGGCTCGGCCGTCACGGTGACGTTGTTCCGGGTCAGATCCGCCCAGAGCTGGTCGTCGGCGAACTCGGGCCGCTGGGTCTTGAACTTGGTGTAGGTGCCCTCGCCCGCGGGGTTGTCCTGGGCCTTCTTCAGCTGGCCCTGGATCGCGTCGCCCTTGGAGTAGATCTTGCTGACGTTGCCCTCGTCGACCTGCTTGCTGAACTCGGTGTACGAGATCGTCGGCTCGTCACCGCTGCCGAGGTACGACAGCGCGATGTTGGCGATCAGGAAAACGATCAGCGCGGTGACGGCCAGGGTCCACCAGCCGCCGCGTATTCGCCGCTTGCCCGGTGGCGGCTTCGGCGGTTCGTCGGGCGTCCCCTCGCTGCGCCAGGGCTGCTCGGGCGACTTGCGCGGAGGAGCAGGGTTGGTCATATCGGGACGTTACGACACACCGGGCTCCCCAGCATGTGCGCGAACGGCGCCGGGGGCGCCCTCACGGTCGAGGGCGCCCCCGGCGCCGTAGGTCGGCAGTACCGCTGCCGTGCTCCCCGGGGAGCGGTCAGCCCATGAACTTCTTGAACTCGTCCGGCAGCTCGAAGTCCTGCGCGCCCTGCTGCGGCAGGCCGAAAGCGCCCGGGTTCTGGGCGGCGGCGGCACGCCGGGCGGCCTCCTCCTGCTCCTGCTGCTTGCGCTTCATCGGGTTGCCGGAGCGCTGCTTGCCCTTGGCTTTCTTCGGCTGCTTCTTCGACCGGCCCGGACCGCCACCCATGCCGGGCATCCCAGGCATTCCCGGCATTCCGCCGCCCTGGGCCATGCGGGACATCATCTTGCGCGCCTCGAAGAACCGCTCGACGAGCCCCTTCACCGCGCTGACGTCGACACCCGAACCCTTGGCGATACGGGCCCGCCGGGAGCCGTTGATGATCGTCGGGTCCTGGCGCTCGCCCGGGGTCATCGACTTGATGATCGCGGCGGTGCGGTCGACGTCCCGCTCGTCGAGGTTGTTGATCTGGTCCTTGATCTGGCCCATGCCCGGCAGCATGCCGAGCAGCTTGGAGATGGAGCCCATCTTCCTGACCTGCTCCATCTGGGCCAGGAAGTCGTCCAGGGTGAAGTCCTGGCCCTTCTTCGACGCCAGCTTGGAGGCCATCTTCTCGGCCTCTTCCTGGCTGAACGTCTTCTCCGCCTGCTCGATCAGGGTGAGCAGGTCACCCATGTCGAGGATGCGGGAGGCCATCCGGTCCGGGTGGAAGGCGTCGAAGTCGTCGAGCTTCTCGCCGTTCGAGGCGAACATGATCGGCTTACCGGTGATCTGCCGGATCGACAGGGCCGCACCACCGCGGGCGTCACCGTCGAGCTTGGACAGCACCACACCGTCGAAACCGACGCCGTCGCGGAAGGCCTCGGCGGTGTTCACCGCGTCCTGGCCGATCATCGCGTCGACGACGAAGAGGATCTCGTCCGGCGAGACCGCGTCCCGGATGTCCGCGGCCTGCTGCATCATCTCCTGGTCGATGCCCAGGCGGCCGGCGGTGTCGACGATCACGATGTCGTGGACCTTGGACCGGGCGAAGTCGATGGAGTCCCTGGCGACCGCGACCGGGTCACCGACGCCGTTGCCCGGCTCGGGCGCGTAGACCGCGACACCGGCCCGCTCGGCGACGACGCTGAGCTGGTTGACCGCGTTCGGGCGCTGGAGGTCGGCGGCGACGAGCAGCGGCGAGTGGCCCTGCTCCTTGAGCCAGAAGCCGAGCTTGCCCGCGAGCGTGGTCTTACCCGCGCCCTGGAGACCCGCCAGCATGATCACGGTGGGCGGCTGCTTGGCGAACCGCAGCCGCCGGGTCTCGCCGCCGAGGATCGTGACGAGCTCGTCGTTCACGATCTTCAGGACCTGCTGGGCCGGGTTCAGCGCCTTGGAGACATCGGCGCCGAGGGCACGCTCCTTGACGTTCTTGATGAAGCTCCGGACGACCGGCAGCGCCACGTCCGCCTCGAGCAGCGCGATACGGATCTCGCGCGCGGTGGCGTCGATGTCCGCCTCGGAGAGCCGTCCCTTGCCGCGCAGGTTCTTGAAAGTCGCTGAGAGGCGATCGGAGAGAGTATCGAACACGGCGCTCGCGGTCCTCGGGGTCGGTGACGGGCGGATGAATCGCCCTCCAGGGTATCCCGGCTCCACGAGTCCGGGTCATGCTCATCCCCGCAAGGCCTCCTCCAGCTTGCGCGCCACGGCCGCGGCGTCCTCGCCCGGCAGGGGCGCGCCCTCGGGCCCGGTGACGTAGAAGGCGTCCACCGCGTTCGCGCCGAGGGTGCTGGCATGGGCGCTGCGCACCCGTACGCCGGCGTCCTCCAGGGCCCGCCCGATCCGGAAGAGCAGTCCCGGGGCGTCCTGGGCACGCACCTCGATCACCGTGGCGTGACGGGAGGCGGCGGAGGCGACGGTGACCCGCGGCGGCGGCGCGACCACACCCCGGCGGCGCGGGTAGGCGGCGTCGCGCTCGGCGAGGCGGCCCGCGATGTCCAGGGACCCGTCGAGGGCGCGTACGAGGTCGGCGCGCAGCCGGACGGCCTGCGGCAGGGAGCCGTACTCGGCGGCCACCCGCCAG
Coding sequences:
- the ffh gene encoding signal recognition particle protein, encoding MFDTLSDRLSATFKNLRGKGRLSEADIDATAREIRIALLEADVALPVVRSFIKNVKERALGADVSKALNPAQQVLKIVNDELVTILGGETRRLRFAKQPPTVIMLAGLQGAGKTTLAGKLGFWLKEQGHSPLLVAADLQRPNAVNQLSVVAERAGVAVYAPEPGNGVGDPVAVARDSIDFARSKVHDIVIVDTAGRLGIDQEMMQQAADIRDAVSPDEILFVVDAMIGQDAVNTAEAFRDGVGFDGVVLSKLDGDARGGAALSIRQITGKPIMFASNGEKLDDFDAFHPDRMASRILDMGDLLTLIEQAEKTFSQEEAEKMASKLASKKGQDFTLDDFLAQMEQVRKMGSISKLLGMLPGMGQIKDQINNLDERDVDRTAAIIKSMTPGERQDPTIINGSRRARIAKGSGVDVSAVKGLVERFFEARKMMSRMAQGGGMPGMPGMPGMGGGPGRSKKQPKKAKGKQRSGNPMKRKQQEQEEAARRAAAAQNPGAFGLPQQGAQDFELPDEFKKFMG